The Bacillota bacterium genome has a segment encoding these proteins:
- a CDS encoding small multi-drug export protein: MGLDSLVAPAMGIKEALAVLWVAAMPVMELRAAIPLAFSLGFRPVEAYLLGVLGSLLPVPVLLLLLRPAVAYLKTKSRFRRVVRYLYGRAKGLQGFLDRYGLVGLCIFVAVPLPSTGAWTGALAASLLGMRLGSSMLAIAAGTAIAGAIVTLLSWYAFTVP, encoded by the coding sequence ATGGGACTCGACAGCCTGGTGGCACCTGCAATGGGCATCAAGGAGGCCTTGGCTGTTCTCTGGGTGGCGGCGATGCCCGTGATGGAACTGCGGGCGGCCATACCCTTGGCCTTCTCCTTGGGCTTCAGGCCGGTTGAGGCCTATCTCCTGGGTGTGCTCGGAAGCCTGCTGCCAGTGCCGGTGCTCCTCCTCTTGCTCAGGCCTGCCGTAGCCTACCTCAAGACCAAGAGCCGCTTTCGCAGGGTCGTGAGGTACCTCTACGGGAGGGCAAAGGGCCTCCAGGGGTTCCTTGACCGCTACGGTCTAGTGGGGCTTTGCATCTTCGTGGCGGTGCCCCTGCCATCCACTGGTGCCTGGACGGGTGCCCTCGCCGCGTCCCTCCTGGGCATGCGCCTGGGGTCCTCCATGTTGGCCATCGCTGCTGGCACTGCCATCGCCGGCGCCATAGTCACACTACTATCCTGGTATGCCTTCACAGTGCCCTGA
- a CDS encoding penicillin-binding protein 2 — protein MARSRIAITLSIVVLLYAFLGSRLYGWQVTLGGALREMAVSQRRVTLPVQASRGRVLGRNGFDLSCPEQGWALMIFPGGLTDPDRFARDHAARLGLKISDLSDSLTATLSPFVLARGLEHQEAMAMVSGQWRGALAVPVGQRYGRLSMARHLVGHVRSSDGKGAAGVEASLDRYLDTTGATTITVSVDANHGLIPGLGFSLDEAAAPVTDVVLTIDEGFQRVVETAMDRAVKKGAVVILDVATGEVLALASRPNYRQDEVSACLGVPGAPLVNRAVSAFAPGSVFKVVVAAAALEGGLGPARYLCNGEVDVDGLVFGCYLRNEGGHGEIDLTEALAQSCNVAFIKMASLMEPGGLPGYSAGLGIGQGGFLGVPEETSGSLPNLYDLGPRGLANFAIGQGQLLVTPLEMARVVAAVANDGLMVEPWLVLEIRAQDGETLYRGAPPRAEQVMSPQTAAHLRVALGVATTQGTGRRAFVEGAGAAGKTGTAETGRRDASGESAAHAWFVGYFPMDEPRYSVAVLVEEGMSGPLVAAPVFREIAQGIMALRSPRGLAAWPGPGCSQEIPVLAVHSLAQR, from the coding sequence GTGGCCAGGTCCAGGATCGCCATTACCCTATCCATTGTGGTGCTGCTCTACGCCTTCCTGGGATCCAGGCTCTACGGCTGGCAGGTCACCCTGGGCGGCGCCCTCCGCGAGATGGCCGTCTCACAGCGCAGGGTTACCCTCCCCGTGCAAGCCTCGAGGGGCAGGGTCCTCGGGAGGAACGGGTTTGACCTGAGCTGCCCGGAACAGGGATGGGCCCTCATGATATTCCCTGGGGGTCTCACTGACCCGGATCGCTTTGCCAGGGACCACGCTGCCCGCCTTGGCCTCAAGATCTCTGACCTCTCTGATAGTCTCACGGCCACACTGAGCCCGTTCGTGCTGGCCAGGGGACTCGAACACCAGGAGGCAATGGCCATGGTTTCCGGACAGTGGCGCGGAGCCCTGGCGGTTCCAGTGGGCCAGCGCTACGGGAGGCTCTCCATGGCCAGGCACCTGGTGGGGCATGTGCGGTCCTCCGACGGGAAGGGAGCGGCTGGTGTTGAGGCCAGCCTTGACCGGTACCTGGACACCACCGGGGCCACCACCATCACCGTCTCGGTAGATGCCAACCATGGCTTGATACCAGGGCTGGGCTTCTCCCTGGATGAAGCAGCCGCACCCGTCACCGACGTTGTGCTAACCATTGACGAGGGTTTCCAGAGGGTAGTGGAAACGGCAATGGACAGGGCCGTTAAGAAGGGTGCCGTGGTGATCCTGGACGTGGCCACGGGAGAGGTTCTTGCCCTAGCCTCCCGGCCTAACTACCGCCAGGACGAGGTTTCCGCCTGCCTGGGTGTTCCTGGGGCTCCCCTGGTAAACAGGGCCGTGAGCGCATTTGCGCCAGGTTCAGTCTTCAAGGTAGTGGTGGCGGCGGCAGCCCTGGAGGGGGGGCTGGGCCCTGCCAGGTACCTGTGCAATGGCGAGGTCGATGTGGATGGATTGGTTTTCGGCTGCTACCTGAGGAACGAGGGGGGACACGGTGAGATCGACCTCACTGAGGCCTTGGCCCAGTCCTGCAACGTTGCCTTCATCAAGATGGCTTCCCTGATGGAGCCCGGAGGCTTGCCAGGATACAGCGCAGGCCTGGGCATAGGACAAGGAGGGTTCCTGGGTGTCCCGGAGGAGACCTCGGGCTCCCTCCCCAATCTCTATGACCTGGGACCCAGGGGGCTTGCGAACTTCGCCATAGGCCAGGGGCAGCTCCTGGTGACTCCACTGGAAATGGCCAGGGTGGTGGCGGCGGTGGCCAATGATGGCTTGATGGTGGAGCCCTGGCTGGTGCTGGAGATAAGGGCACAGGACGGAGAAACACTCTACCGGGGGGCTCCTCCCAGGGCGGAACAGGTTATGAGCCCCCAGACTGCGGCCCACCTTCGGGTCGCCTTGGGGGTGGCCACCACGCAAGGAACAGGCAGGAGGGCATTTGTTGAGGGGGCCGGGGCTGCCGGGAAGACCGGCACCGCCGAGACCGGCCGCAGGGATGCCTCGGGTGAGAGCGCGGCCCACGCTTGGTTTGTTGGCTACTTCCCTATGGATGAACCCCGCTACTCCGTGGCGGTCCTCGTTGAAGAAGGCATGTCCGGGCCGCTGGTGGCGGCACCGGTGTTCCGCGAGATAGCCCAAGGCATAATGGCCCTCAGGTCTCCCCGAGGCTTGGCTGCCTGGCCTGGGCCCGGGTGTTCCCAGGAAATACCGGTGCTGGCCGTGCACAGTCTGGCCCAGAGGTGA
- a CDS encoding sigma-70 family RNA polymerase sigma factor — translation MALVAGIIQAWRFFMGSLANSRSFQQPLSDNEEAVCLAQMRAGSTAAKNTLVERNLRLVAHLVKKFDNTGQDTDDLISIGTIGLIKAINTFNPDKGTRLATYAARCIENEASMT, via the coding sequence ATGGCACTCGTGGCCGGTATCATTCAGGCATGGCGGTTCTTTATGGGTAGCCTGGCCAATTCCCGCAGTTTTCAGCAGCCCCTGTCGGACAACGAGGAAGCGGTGTGCCTTGCCCAGATGAGGGCGGGCAGCACCGCTGCCAAGAACACTCTGGTGGAAAGGAACCTCAGGCTGGTAGCACACCTCGTCAAGAAGTTCGACAACACCGGTCAGGACACTGACGATCTCATATCCATAGGTACCATAGGCCTCATCAAGGCCATCAACACCTTTAATCCCGACAAGGGAACCCGTCTTGCAACATATGCCGCACGGTGCATTGAAAACGAGGCCTCCATGACCTAA
- a CDS encoding recombinase family protein, whose amino-acid sequence MNAAIYLRVSSDEQAEHGHSLAFQREECVRRARELGATGVEVYSDEGVSGAVLARPGLDALRSRVRGHGVQAVVVWDPDRLARRLTHQLFLTEEIEAHCCLVFVNLKRDDSPEGQLFYQLRGAISQYEREKIRERTSAGRRQKARSGKLPFAMEPYGYRYDPGRSNLEVVEAEARVVQRLFRDYVFFQGGFSHLARCLTEEGMPTRRGAQAWHRQTIKQILMNPVYRGVYYANRRDMSGVSLNKYREEGKTWGRLRPQGDWIPVEVPAIVSQDLWQEAQETMERSRRLRHRSDYLLSGLLKCGACGGPMVGTRLSVWGKRVRHYTCRRSSSAKGLACQRSVKAEALEQAVWSRVTPWLGDRCLLERHLLRLRQTPGRHGRERAGMELERVQRSRKQILLAMELGLAAGADALSSLERLKEREGALLQGEPRATPGPGEEIEGVLSVLEAGLPLEVKRAIVRCLVAGIEVGERSVTLMARSTPEAGGICHRQ is encoded by the coding sequence ATGAATGCTGCCATCTACCTTAGGGTATCCTCCGACGAGCAGGCGGAACACGGTCACAGCCTTGCCTTCCAGCGGGAGGAGTGCGTCCGGAGAGCTCGGGAACTCGGGGCCACGGGAGTCGAGGTCTACTCAGATGAAGGGGTGTCCGGGGCCGTGCTCGCCAGGCCTGGTCTGGATGCCTTGAGATCCAGGGTGAGAGGCCATGGCGTCCAGGCTGTTGTGGTATGGGACCCGGACCGCCTGGCCAGGCGGCTCACTCACCAGCTGTTCCTCACTGAGGAAATCGAGGCCCATTGCTGCCTCGTATTTGTGAACCTGAAAAGGGATGACTCCCCAGAAGGGCAGCTCTTCTACCAGCTGAGGGGGGCCATTTCCCAGTATGAGAGGGAGAAAATCCGGGAAAGGACCTCGGCCGGCAGGCGACAGAAGGCCCGGTCAGGGAAGCTGCCATTTGCCATGGAGCCATACGGGTACCGTTACGACCCTGGCCGCTCGAACCTAGAGGTGGTAGAGGCTGAGGCCAGGGTTGTTCAGCGCTTATTCCGGGACTACGTTTTTTTCCAAGGAGGCTTCAGTCATCTCGCCCGGTGCCTCACGGAGGAGGGGATGCCCACTCGCAGGGGGGCCCAGGCATGGCACAGGCAAACGATCAAGCAAATACTCATGAACCCGGTCTACCGTGGGGTGTACTATGCCAACCGCCGGGACATGAGCGGCGTTAGCCTGAACAAGTATAGGGAAGAGGGAAAGACCTGGGGGAGACTACGTCCCCAGGGGGACTGGATACCCGTGGAGGTCCCCGCCATCGTCAGTCAAGACCTGTGGCAAGAGGCCCAGGAGACCATGGAGAGGTCCAGGAGGCTTCGCCACAGGAGTGACTACCTCCTCTCTGGCCTCTTGAAGTGCGGGGCCTGCGGGGGTCCCATGGTAGGCACCCGGCTGAGTGTCTGGGGTAAGAGGGTCAGGCACTACACCTGCAGGAGGTCATCTTCAGCGAAAGGGTTGGCTTGCCAGAGGTCTGTCAAGGCCGAGGCCCTGGAGCAGGCTGTCTGGTCCAGGGTCACTCCCTGGCTGGGGGACAGGTGCTTACTGGAGAGGCACCTCCTCCGGCTTAGGCAGACCCCGGGTAGACACGGGCGTGAAAGAGCCGGCATGGAGCTGGAGAGGGTGCAAAGGTCACGCAAACAGATCCTTCTGGCCATGGAGCTGGGGTTGGCCGCGGGGGCCGACGCCCTTAGCTCCCTAGAGAGACTGAAGGAGAGGGAAGGGGCTTTGCTCCAGGGGGAGCCTCGCGCCACACCGGGCCCTGGCGAGGAGATCGAAGGCGTCTTGTCTGTCCTGGAGGCGGGGTTACCCTTGGAGGTGAAGAGGGCCATCGTTAGGTGCCTGGTGGCAGGGATCGAGGTTGGAGAGAGGAGCGTTACCCTGATGGCCAGGAGTACTCCGGAGGCCGGTGGGATCTGTCATCGACAATGA
- a CDS encoding sigma-70 family RNA polymerase sigma factor produces MGSVIDNEILMYLRSIKRSRTEVSLNDPIGVDKEGNEITLLDVLGTDEDSVPEIVGQRCEMKMLLDKIGQLETSDRAVLELRYGLRDGFRRTQREIAKVLGISRSYVSRIEKRAIQAITRSLETGSGLKGV; encoded by the coding sequence GTGGGATCTGTCATCGACAATGAGATCCTAATGTACCTGCGCTCCATCAAACGCTCGCGCACGGAGGTGAGCCTGAACGACCCTATAGGAGTCGACAAGGAGGGGAACGAGATAACCCTCCTGGATGTTCTCGGCACAGATGAGGATTCTGTGCCCGAGATCGTGGGCCAGCGTTGCGAAATGAAGATGCTGCTAGACAAGATCGGCCAGCTGGAGACCAGCGACAGGGCAGTGCTGGAGCTAAGGTATGGATTGAGGGATGGGTTTCGCCGTACCCAGCGGGAGATCGCCAAGGTCCTGGGGATTTCCCGGTCCTACGTCTCGCGCATCGAGAAGAGAGCGATCCAGGCCATCACGCGCTCCCTGGAGACGGGATCCGGGCTAAAAGGGGTCTAG
- a CDS encoding YqeG family HAD IIIA-type phosphatase — MLRLLCPASYVSSIFDVDVKALAGTGVKGIILDLDNTLIHWRSDTPGPEVLDWFKMLKARGLQACIVSNNMGPRVRHLAGIFGIPCIPRAAKPRRRAFREAMDIMGTSPQETAVVGDQVFTDILGANRLGLLSVLVVPISSREFIGTRLVRVVERLVLFHLARKGMLTPPSFRCEPPPENN; from the coding sequence ATGTTGCGGCTGCTGTGCCCTGCTTCCTATGTGTCGTCCATCTTCGACGTTGATGTGAAGGCCCTGGCTGGCACAGGGGTGAAGGGAATAATACTCGATCTGGACAACACCCTAATTCACTGGAGGTCTGATACGCCGGGGCCAGAGGTCCTGGACTGGTTCAAGATGCTGAAGGCCAGGGGCCTCCAGGCCTGCATAGTGTCAAACAACATGGGCCCCAGGGTGAGACACCTGGCGGGAATCTTCGGCATCCCCTGCATTCCCCGAGCTGCAAAACCCCGGCGCCGTGCGTTCCGCGAGGCAATGGATATCATGGGCACATCGCCTCAGGAGACAGCCGTGGTCGGGGACCAGGTGTTCACGGACATCCTGGGAGCCAACCGCCTTGGTCTCCTCAGCGTCCTGGTGGTTCCCATAAGCAGCCGGGAGTTTATCGGAACCCGGCTGGTGAGGGTCGTTGAGCGACTGGTCTTGTTCCATCTTGCTCGCAAAGGAATGCTGACCCCCCCCTCCTTTCGTTGTGAGCCGCCGCCAGAGAATAACTGA
- a CDS encoding response regulator transcription factor, whose product MLRVLLADDCAAFRSVLREYLLMFPLDFALAAEACDGHEVVKWAQMTNPDVIVVDVKMPGIDGLEAVRLLRASGLQSNIIVCTSFDSEEVLAQALEAGADAYLKKPIDFGGLGDLMKKGRRNPVLSFQSNHCGGGTRITMGTVEI is encoded by the coding sequence TTGCTCAGGGTCCTGCTGGCCGACGATTGTGCTGCGTTCCGTTCCGTTCTTCGTGAGTACCTCCTAATGTTTCCCCTGGATTTCGCTCTTGCTGCCGAAGCCTGTGATGGGCACGAGGTTGTCAAGTGGGCGCAGATGACCAACCCCGATGTCATAGTCGTGGATGTGAAGATGCCAGGCATCGACGGCCTGGAGGCGGTTCGCCTCCTCCGTGCCTCCGGCCTTCAATCTAATATTATCGTCTGCACAAGCTTTGACTCTGAGGAGGTCCTCGCCCAGGCCTTGGAGGCTGGGGCTGACGCTTATCTCAAGAAGCCCATCGATTTCGGGGGGCTAGGGGATCTCATGAAGAAAGGCCGGCGAAACCCGGTCTTGAGCTTCCAAAGCAACCACTGCGGGGGCGGGACAAGGATTACGATGGGGACTGTAGAAATCTAG
- a CDS encoding PilT/PilU family type 4a pilus ATPase: MDALLRQAVAAGASDLHITVQSPPVARVHGKLTRLDGPALRPEDTEGALRHILSQEQWDRFMDRGGLEFSYSASEMGRFRVSAYSQRGSVALAIRVIPHSIPQAEEIGLPRCVMDLAMGPKGLLVITGSDRSGKSTTAAAVIGVINAARDAHVITLEDPIEYLHRHDRSLVNQREIGVDVPSSRAALRSALRQDPDVIFLSHIRDADTARLALAAAETSSLVMCILSEAGVSAAIEFFLGILGSSQRDRVRVQLASVLRGVVYQELLPRMDIPGRVAAFEVLLATPAVRDLIRENRVHQVQSAIQTGARHGMVSLKASLQDLLSRGKISEEDYHFRARGLDHFESH, translated from the coding sequence GTGGATGCCTTGCTCCGACAGGCCGTTGCAGCCGGTGCGTCTGACCTTCACATTACGGTTCAGAGTCCTCCCGTGGCCCGGGTTCACGGCAAGTTGACACGCTTGGATGGGCCGGCCCTCAGGCCCGAGGACACTGAGGGCGCGCTGAGGCACATCCTCAGCCAGGAACAATGGGATCGGTTCATGGACAGGGGTGGGTTGGAGTTCTCTTACAGCGCTTCTGAGATGGGCAGGTTCCGGGTCAGCGCCTACAGCCAGAGAGGGAGCGTCGCCTTGGCCATTAGGGTGATACCCCACTCGATTCCCCAGGCAGAGGAGATCGGGCTTCCCCGGTGCGTGATGGACTTGGCCATGGGACCCAAGGGCCTGCTGGTGATTACCGGGTCCGACCGGAGCGGCAAGTCCACTACGGCCGCAGCCGTGATAGGAGTGATAAACGCCGCTCGGGATGCGCACGTAATCACCCTGGAGGATCCCATTGAGTACCTGCACCGCCATGACAGGAGCCTGGTGAACCAGAGGGAGATAGGAGTGGATGTTCCGTCCTCTCGGGCGGCGCTGCGCTCTGCCCTGCGGCAGGACCCCGATGTTATCTTCTTGAGTCACATAAGGGATGCCGACACCGCCAGGTTGGCGCTGGCTGCTGCGGAAACCAGCAGCCTGGTAATGTGCATTCTTTCTGAGGCGGGAGTCTCCGCTGCCATTGAGTTCTTCCTGGGCATACTTGGCTCGAGCCAGCGCGACCGGGTAAGGGTACAACTGGCCTCGGTGCTGAGGGGCGTCGTGTACCAGGAACTCCTTCCCCGGATGGATATTCCTGGGCGTGTTGCCGCCTTTGAGGTCCTGCTGGCTACGCCAGCTGTAAGGGACCTCATCAGGGAAAACAGGGTTCACCAGGTACAATCAGCCATACAGACTGGGGCCCGCCACGGGATGGTATCCCTGAAAGCCTCCCTGCAGGATCTTCTCTCCAGGGGAAAGATAAGCGAGGAGGACTACCATTTTCGGGCTCGCGGCCTTGATCACTTCGAATCACACTGA